The genomic segment CCCACACACGCGCCCACCGGATCCACCGACTCGTCGCGGCTATAGACGGCGATCTTGGTCCGGCCGCCCACTTCGCGGGCGATTCCACGGATCTCGACAATGCCCTGGTGGATCTCCGGGACTTCGAGCTTGAACAGCGCAGAGACGAAGAGAGGGTCCCCCCGGGACAGAATGAGTCGCGGGCCCCTCGGCGTCTCCTCGACCTTCTTGAGTACCGCTCGGATCGGGTCGCCTTGGCGGAACCGCTCGCGCGGATTCTGATCCTTCCACGGGATGATCGCATCGGCGTCGCGCGCGCGATTGAGCATGAGAACGAGCTTTCCGCGCTCCGTCTGCTGGACCTCACCGGAGAGCAGCTCACCCACTTCGTCCTCGAACTCATCTCGGATCCGGTCGCGCTCGTTTTCTCGAACGCGCTGGATAATCCGTTGTTTTACGGCCATGACGGCGTTTCGGCCGAACTCCGTGAAGTCGACGGGGATTTCCATGACGTCACCGACCTCAAAGCCCTCGTCGTCCCAGCGGGCCTCTTCGAGCGCGATCTCACTTGCCGGATCCTCGACCTCGGCCACCACCCGGCGTAGCACCACGATGTCGAACTCGCCGGTCGTGTCGTCGATTTCGATTTCGGCTTGTACGGTCGGTCCATAGATGCGAGCCAGCCCCGCGAGCATGCCGTCCTTTACCAGGTCCGTCATCTCTTCCTCGGTTAGGCTCTTGGTAGCCGCCACGTCTCTAAAGGCCGCTACGATTTGCGCCGCGTTCGCCATATCTAGTTCCTCACTTCCACGTGAAGACCAAGTGTGCGTCCCGAATCTTCGACCGCGGAACGACCACCTCATCACCGTCGGCGAGTCGCAGGCGAATCGCATCCGACTCCCCCGTACTTCCGTCGAGCCCGAGCAGCTCGCCTTCGAGTCGGTGCGACCGACCCGCAAGAACCTCGCGACCCTTGATCACCACTTTCTCACCGCTGAAGCGATCAAAGTCCCGCGCCTTATTCAGTGGACGCTCGACCCCAGGCGAAGAGACCTCGAGCACGTAGCGCTCCGAGAGCGCCTCATGCTCGTCCAACCATGCCTCGAGCGCTCGGCTCACCTTGGCACAGTCCCCGACGGTGACTCCGTTCTCCGGAGTCGAATCCACACGGTCTATGCGAACGCGCAGAACCGGCCGTCGATCACTTCCTCCCCAGCGGACGTCGACGAGCTCGAATCCGAGGTCTTCGACCCCGCTCTCGAGGTATTGCTCGACGACGGCAACAGCGACGGCTCGCATCGACCCTCACTCCAATTCAATGGGGGTACACCGCAAGAGCGACGCACCCCCCAAACGCACTTCGAACAAAAAAGCGGGGGCTGCCTACTCCCCCACTTCACGAAAAAACGACCGCCCGGTGAAAAACCGCCCGGTGGCGGTCCAGCCAGCCTTACAATATAGACAAGGGCCGAAACGCGCTCAAGGTCGGTGCTTCGGGCCAGCTAGACGGCCGCGAGACACCCCTATTCGGACTTCTCCTCCGCATTCTCGCCTTGCCCGGCGCCGTCGTCGACTCCCGCGTCCGCGGCGGAGTCCGGCGCTCTTTCGTCGGCTTCCGCTAGATCGCCGTCTTCACCGTCTCCTCGCCCGAAGCCGAGGTGGCCTTCCAGTGAGCCTACCCGCTCCTTGATGACATCGACCGCGCCCCTGAGGCTGTCGAATTCCTTTTGCGTGACGAAGTCGAGCCGTTCCCTCGCCTCCTCGGCCGCGGACTGCGCCTTTTCGAGCGCCGACTTCATGACCTCTCGCGCCCGCTCCGTCGAAAGATCGCCCCTCTCCTTCGCCTCCTGGATCGTCTCTTCCAGCGCGTCCTTGAACGCGGAAAGCACGCCGATGCCTTGCTTGATGCCGTCGGAGACTTTTTCTTTCGCGCCCTTTTTTTCTTCGGTCATCGTGCGTCCCCAGCTCTACTCAGTGAGTTTCCGCTCCTGCGCCGCCCTACGGTGCCCAGCCGGCACTCGATTCAACCGTACGATTCCTCAGTGCGCTTGATGCGCGCGCCCAATCCGGCGAGCCGCTCGTCGATAGCCTCGTAGCCGCGTTCGATTTGCCGGATGTTGTGGATCATGCTGGTCCCGTGGGCTCCGAGGGCTGCGATGAGCAATGCCATTCCCGCGCGGATGTCCGGACTCTCGACCACCGTGGGCTGGAGCGGAGTCGGTCCGACGATCACCGCGCGATGAGGGTCGCACAGGATGATCGACGCCCCCATCGCGACCAGCTTGTCGGTGAAGAACATGCGCGACTCGAACATCTTCTCGTGCACGAGCACCGTGCCCTCACACTGCGTTGCGACCACGACCGCGATCGCCGTGAGGTCCGCGGGGAACGCAGGCCACGGACCGTCATCGAACTTGGGCACATGACCGAACGCGTCCTGCCGGACCTTATGTCGCGCTGACCCGTGCACATGCAGATCCGTGCCCTCCACGGTGCATTCGACACCGAGGCGCCGAAAACCCAGCAGCGTGGAGTCGAGATGCTCGAGCGGCGCCCCTTCGACCGTGATGTCGCTACCGGTCACCGCCGCGAGGCCGATGAACGAACCCGTCTCGATGTGGTCGGCGCCGATCGTATACTCCGCACCGTGCAGAGACTGCACGCCTTCGATTTCGAGGATGTGGGTCCCGACACCCTTGATTCGCGCACCCATCAAGTTCAGCAGATGACAGAGATCCTGGACGTGGGGCTCCGCCGCCGCATTGCGAATTCGGGTGTGGCCTTCGGCGCGGACTGCGGCCATGATCGCGTTCTCGGTACCCGTCACCGACGGCTCGTCCAGAAACATGTCCGCCCCGAGGAGCCGCTCGGCGGCGAGGGTGAAGCCGCCATTCAAAGTCACCTTTGCACCCAGTGCCTCGAAGGCCAGAAAGTGGGTGTCCATCCTGCGCCGCCCGATCACGTCGCCTCCGGGAGGGGGGAGCTCCACGTGGCCAAATCGGGCTAGCAGCGGGCCGGCGAGCAGCAGCGACGCGCGGATGCGCTCGGCAAGTACGCGATCCACCGAGTTCGTGTGCACGGAAGAGGCGTCTATGGTGACATCGTTCGCCCCATCCCAGCCAACCTGCGCTCCGAGCGATTCGATGATCTCCAGAAACGTGAGCACGTCCCGAATCCGCGGGATGTTGTGGAGCGTCACCGGTTCTGCCGCGAGCACCGTTGCGGCGAGGCAAGGCAGAGCAGCGTTCTTGTTGCCGGCAGGGCGAATCCGGCCTTCGAGCCGGTGCCCGCCTTCGACCACGAAAGTCCCCATAGTCTCCGAGAAACGGGGTGGTGGTGGGGTCGTGCGGCCCCGAAGATACCGCTCGTCTCCACTCAGCAGCAACTGAGTCCTGCGCCTCCTCTTCTTGACGCACGATGACTAGGGCGCACGAGCAACGCCTTCTCGTGGCCGTGATCAACGACCCCGAGACGATCGACGAGATCCTTGCCGGCTTCATCGAGCTCGGGATCACGGGAGCAAGGCACGGTTAGCGCAGCGTTCCGACCCAGGAGCGGTTAGACTAAAGTCATGAGAATCCTTCTCACGCTCACACCGCTTCAGAGCCCCGTCGCAGCGGGCGACGGGCTCGCGATGGCCGCCGATATCGCGATGATCGTGGTCGGAGTGGCGATCGTCGTCATGGCGTTCGCGGGGGTGGCGCTCGCACGCAAGATCAACCGTACATTGGATAGAGTGCGAACTGCGGTGGGCCAGAACCTCGGACCCGTCTCAGACCGCGCGCGCGCCATCTCTGACAACGTCGAGTTCATCTCACAGGCGTTGCGCACGGATGTCGAGCGGCTGAACGCGTCGGTGCGCACGCTGAGCGACCGACTCCACCAGGCTTCCGACCGCATGGAGGAGCGTATCGAGGACTTCAACGCGCTCATGGAAGTCGTTCAGGAGGAGGCCGAGGGCATGTTCATCGATACCGCGGCGACCATACGCGGCGTCCGGGAGGGTGCAGCCGCGATCACCCGTGGCGCCTCCACCGCATCGGTCGAGGCCGACCAGCCGGACAGTGTTTTGCGCGAGGCCGACGACACGGACGGCGTCTCGAACGCAGCCGACGAGGCACTACGACTCGTCGACGACCCAGAGGCGCTGCCTACACGAGAGGGCTGAGCCTCATCGGCAACCCCATGGCCACGCTCCTCGTTGCGCTCGGTTGGCTCCTCCTCGTTCCCCAACCGGCAGCCGCCTGGGGGCCCGCGACGCACGTTGCGCTGGGTCAGGTGGTACTCGGCGCTCTCTACCTGATCCCACCGGCGATCCGGGGGCTGCTCGAGCGTTATCCTCTCGACTTCCTCTACGGCTCGATCGCAGCGGACATCTCGTTCGCGAAGAAGTACGTGCCGGAGGGTAGGCATTGCCACAATTGGTCCATCGGCGAGGAGATTCTCGATGCCGCCGATACCGAACGCCTTCGAGCACTCGGATACGGATACCTCGCCCACCTCGCCGCCGACGCGATCGCACACAACGTCTTCGTGCCGCGCCAACTCTTGCTCACCAGCACGACCCAGGCGCTCGGTCATGCGTACTGGGAACACAGGATGGACCTGCACGTGGGCGATGACTTCCTCAAGCAGGCCCGAGCGTTGGTCGTGGAGAACGAACATTCCGACGCAGACGAGCTCTTGGACGATGTCCTGAGCCGCACGATCTTCAGCTTCAAGGCCAACCGCAGGATCTTCCGAGGCATGATTCGCCTCACGGGCGATGAACGATGGCAGCGGATCTTCGGGCAGGTAGTCGCGAATTCGCGCTTCGATCTCCCCGACCCGGTGGTCGACCGATACTTCGAGTTCGCCTTCGATCACGTGGTCGACTACCTGAACAACCGGGCCGACTCGGGTGCCGCCCAGCTAGACCCGGTTGGGGAGCTCAATCTCAGGCTGGCCAAGAAGGTGCGCCGACGCGCGCTTTGGGACCACTCGGCAGACCAGCCTGAAGTGCTGACCGAGATGGCCGATGCCTTTTTTCCGTTCCCGGACGGCCCGCTTCGATTTTGGCCCGAGGTCAGCGACCCGGCCTTCGCAGCCGGAGTGAGCGCCAGGTCGAGGTAAGCGCTTTGGGGTACTTCCTCCAACAATGGCGCGGGTTTCCGGTTGCGCCAATCCACCGGGTTTCTCGGGGTGCGCGACATAGTGTGTGAGCTGAAGCCCTAATTACCGCACCTCTCTCAACTTCGCGGGCTCCAACACAACCCGTAGCATGGTCTCGGGGTCGGCGTGCTGGTACGCGGTTTTCAGAGTCTCTACCGTCTTCCAGCCGCCTGCCTCTGCCACGTCCACGTCGGGCAAGTGCTTTCGCTCCGTCGCCCACTTGCGTCGGTAGGCGTGCCAGAGGCTCCCGTTCTGCGGTTCCAGCTCAGCGAGCTTCTCTGCTGTCCTGAGCCACCTCGCGGCCATGTGCCGAGACATCGCTTTTTGGAGATCGTCCCCGCACGGAAAGAGCGGAGTGCTCCCGATCCGGTCAATCACCGACTGGAGTTGCTGCCGGTTCTTGGTCATGAGCGTGTGCTCTTGGCCAAATTCCATCCGGATTCCTTTGATTCGAGGATGACACCGTAGCCCTGCGAGCGCGGCGAACACTATCAGGGGGTCCGCCAAGTAATTCTCGATCTCGTACCGGCCAAGGCGGTGCAGTCGATCATCGCTTTCCTGGTTTGTTGCGCCGTCACCGTCCAGCAGTCCATGTGTGTGGGATCCCTCGAACGTATTCAGCCATTTGCGAACGCGACCGGAGCCCCCAGATTTTTGCCCTTCAGAGGCGGGTATGAACACGAGACTCGGACTCACGGAGAGCGCGGAAGAGTCCTCACTGAATGGGGATTGTCGAGTGAGCGTCCGGAAGACGCATTCGTAGAACTCCTGATCGCTCTTGTCCTCCACAAAGACGTATTTTGTACTTGGGCCCACGGTCAGCAGACCGGCAGTGAGGAGTCCGGCGCTATGCCACCTAGACGGTGACTCCCTAATTCGCGTTCCGGTCCTCTGCATCTCGAAGAGGCTACCTTCGGGCGCCAGAGCCACTGTGGACGGAGAGTGAGTAGTCATGACAACCCGCACACCATACTCCTCCACTAAGACATTCTGAATCACATCAAGGAATTGGCGGGCAAGGGACGGATGAAGGTGAGCGTCCGGCTCATCTAGAAGGAGTAGCCGGGGAAGGGATCTCTGATGACGCGAGCGAAACATCCACATGATGGTCGAAAGAATCACCCTCTCGCCCGCTGATAGGTCCGAGATGCGAATCTCGAGGCCAGGCTCGCTGGTGGACACGAGCCCAAGGGTGAAGTCAGCAAGAGGATGGACCGAGTCAGGCGATGTCGCTCGATACGGGAACCTCGCTTCCTCCAGGATCCGGTTGAGGATGTCCCAGGGTGGCGGACCGAGCTCGTCTTCTAAGCGCTCCCTGAGGACTCCCCTGTCCCATGCCTTGAGCGAACTCGTCCTGTAGCTCATAAAGATATCGCTCAGCCCATCTAGCACCCGATCACGATGCAGCAACACCTCGGGGTGGGCCTCGATGATCTCTAAGAACTCGTCTTCGCCAAGCTGGGCGAGTGAGGTGGTCGTAAGATCCTTCATGCCCTCTCTCACCCAACTCTGACCAGCATCCACGTTTCCGCGCTTCAGCTTGTCAAGAAACTGTCTTGCCTCGCTCTTGAAGGCGGGGAAGCTGGTTACAGGCAGATCGCCGACATCACCACCCTGGCGAAACAGCGCAACTTCGTTGGGACCGATACTTGCGCCTTCCACTTTGGCTTCGATGGCCGCGCCCGGCGCTGTTGTGTTCGGCGGCATCCGCTTCGCAAGACCTAGGAACAATGCCTCGAGCAACTGGGTCTTCCCGCTCCCATTAATCCCCGTGATCACGGCAAGTGGTGGGACATTCCGCCACGACAGGGTCCCGATCGACTTGTATTGACCGGACAGCTTAAAGTGGATGCGCTGTGGTCGGACGGCGCTATTGGTCCC from the Gemmatimonadota bacterium genome contains:
- a CDS encoding AAA family ATPase; the protein is MPEDSQGTNSAVRPQRIHFKLSGQYKSIGTLSWRNVPPLAVITGINGSGKTQLLEALFLGLAKRMPPNTTAPGAAIEAKVEGASIGPNEVALFRQGGDVGDLPVTSFPAFKSEARQFLDKLKRGNVDAGQSWVREGMKDLTTTSLAQLGEDEFLEIIEAHPEVLLHRDRVLDGLSDIFMSYRTSSLKAWDRGVLRERLEDELGPPPWDILNRILEEARFPYRATSPDSVHPLADFTLGLVSTSEPGLEIRISDLSAGERVILSTIMWMFRSRHQRSLPRLLLLDEPDAHLHPSLARQFLDVIQNVLVEEYGVRVVMTTHSPSTVALAPEGSLFEMQRTGTRIRESPSRWHSAGLLTAGLLTVGPSTKYVFVEDKSDQEFYECVFRTLTRQSPFSEDSSALSVSPSLVFIPASEGQKSGGSGRVRKWLNTFEGSHTHGLLDGDGATNQESDDRLHRLGRYEIENYLADPLIVFAALAGLRCHPRIKGIRMEFGQEHTLMTKNRQQLQSVIDRIGSTPLFPCGDDLQKAMSRHMAARWLRTAEKLAELEPQNGSLWHAYRRKWATERKHLPDVDVAEAGGWKTVETLKTAYQHADPETMLRVVLEPAKLREVR
- a CDS encoding ribosome maturation factor RimP gives rise to the protein MRAVAVAVVEQYLESGVEDLGFELVDVRWGGSDRRPVLRVRIDRVDSTPENGVTVGDCAKVSRALEAWLDEHEALSERYVLEVSSPGVERPLNKARDFDRFSGEKVVIKGREVLAGRSHRLEGELLGLDGSTGESDAIRLRLADGDEVVVPRSKIRDAHLVFTWK
- the nusA gene encoding transcription termination factor NusA is translated as MANAAQIVAAFRDVAATKSLTEEEMTDLVKDGMLAGLARIYGPTVQAEIEIDDTTGEFDIVVLRRVVAEVEDPASEIALEEARWDDEGFEVGDVMEIPVDFTEFGRNAVMAVKQRIIQRVRENERDRIRDEFEDEVGELLSGEVQQTERGKLVLMLNRARDADAIIPWKDQNPRERFRQGDPIRAVLKKVEETPRGPRLILSRGDPLFVSALFKLEVPEIHQGIVEIRGIAREVGGRTKIAVYSRDESVDPVGACVGLKGSRVQAVVSELGGERIDIVPWHPDTEVYARRALAPARVSKVFSDTERQVITAIVGEDQLSLAIGRNGQNVRLASQLIGWQIDLYGSREWLERGADLSLFKVSTENDYETADFPLSELDLQAPTLAALSAAGYDTFLQVIDLDRRDFLGIEGLGEQDADRLLQLIDELTVIEGEVADGEEMKKQDESAAEVDTEAAGDAEVAADAADAEVSEEVPLEGEGEA
- the murA gene encoding UDP-N-acetylglucosamine 1-carboxyvinyltransferase, translated to MGTFVVEGGHRLEGRIRPAGNKNAALPCLAATVLAAEPVTLHNIPRIRDVLTFLEIIESLGAQVGWDGANDVTIDASSVHTNSVDRVLAERIRASLLLAGPLLARFGHVELPPPGGDVIGRRRMDTHFLAFEALGAKVTLNGGFTLAAERLLGADMFLDEPSVTGTENAIMAAVRAEGHTRIRNAAAEPHVQDLCHLLNLMGARIKGVGTHILEIEGVQSLHGAEYTIGADHIETGSFIGLAAVTGSDITVEGAPLEHLDSTLLGFRRLGVECTVEGTDLHVHGSARHKVRQDAFGHVPKFDDGPWPAFPADLTAIAVVVATQCEGTVLVHEKMFESRMFFTDKLVAMGASIILCDPHRAVIVGPTPLQPTVVESPDIRAGMALLIAALGAHGTSMIHNIRQIERGYEAIDERLAGLGARIKRTEESYG
- a CDS encoding zinc dependent phospholipase C family protein, which produces MATLLVALGWLLLVPQPAAAWGPATHVALGQVVLGALYLIPPAIRGLLERYPLDFLYGSIAADISFAKKYVPEGRHCHNWSIGEEILDAADTERLRALGYGYLAHLAADAIAHNVFVPRQLLLTSTTQALGHAYWEHRMDLHVGDDFLKQARALVVENEHSDADELLDDVLSRTIFSFKANRRIFRGMIRLTGDERWQRIFGQVVANSRFDLPDPVVDRYFEFAFDHVVDYLNNRADSGAAQLDPVGELNLRLAKKVRRRALWDHSADQPEVLTEMADAFFPFPDGPLRFWPEVSDPAFAAGVSARSR